In Mycobacterium branderi, the DNA window CGCGGCGGTCTCGATGTCGCGCACGCGTTCGGCGTATGCCTTGAGTTCAGCGCCGATTGCCTTGCGGTGGTTGGCCAAAGCCATGAACTCGGCGTTCAGCGTTGTCGCGGCGGGATCGCTGTTCAGCAGCCAGAGCGCGTGGATCGGATCGTCGTCGGTCAACACGGCGCGCATCCGCGTCAACGCCGCCTCCGCGCCGGTGCGCAGCACTTCCACGAACAGGTCGTCCATCGTCGGAAAGTAGTAATAGACCAAGGCTTGCTTGACGCCGGCCTCGGCGGCCACCCGACGGGAAGTGGCTGCGGCGTAGCCTTCTTCGCGCATGACCCGGGCTGTCGCCTCGATCAGCTTGCGGCGCGCGCTCACCTCGCCGTTCTTCTTGCTCCGCGGACTCGCGGATTTGCTTGACCGTCGGCTGCGATCCGTGGTAGGCATACCTCATCCTACCAATTTGGTCGATCGATCAGTGAAGGGTTTGAGCTCATGACCGATCTGGCCGACGTCGACTACTTCACCGACGCCGACATTGCGCAAGACCCGTACGCGTACTGGGATTTTCTGCGCAGTCAGGGGCCTGTGTTCCGGGAGCCGCACTACGGGGTGGTGGCCGTCACCGGCTACCAGGAAGTGCAGGCGGCGTTCAAAGACGTCGAATCGTTCTCTGCAGTCAACGCGATCGGCGGCCCGTTTCCGCCGCTGCCGTTCATGCCGGAGGGCGACGACATCACCGACCAGATCGAAGCACATCGCCACGAATTCCCGATCTTCGAGCACATGGTCGTCATGGACCCACCTGAGCACGACAAGGCGCGGTCGCTGTTAGGCCGTCTGCTGACTCCTCGCCGGCTGCAGGAAAACAAGGACTACATCTGGCAATTGGCAGACCGGCAGCTCGACGAGTTCGTCGGCAATGGCCGATGCGAATTCCTCGGGGAATACGCCAAACCGTTCGCGACGCTGGCAATAGCCGATCTGCTCGGGGTGCCCGACGAGGATCGCGCGGAGATTCGTCGCAACCTGGGAGCCGGGACGGCGCCCGGCACCAGGGTCGGCGCCCTCGATCACGAGCCCGTCGGCAGCAATCCCCTGCAGTACCTTGACGATCTGTTCAGCGGCTACATCGCCGAGCGGCGAGAACGGCCCCGCGACGACGTGCTCACCGGCCTGGCCACCGCTACCTACCCCGACGGTTCGACGCCACCGCTGCTGGAAGTGGTCAGACCGGCCACCTTTTTGTTCGCCGCCGGACAAGAGACCGTGACCAAGCTGCTGAGTTCGGCCGTGCAGGTTCTCGGTGACCAACCCGAGTTGCAGGAGCGCCTGCGCGCCGACCGGAACCTCGTCGGCCCGTTCATCGAAGAGGCCCTGCGCATGCAGAGCCCCACCAAGGTCGACTTCCGGCTGGCACGCAAGACCACCACGCTGGGCGGGGTGGATATCCCGGCTGGCACGGTGCTCATGCTGTGCCTGGGCGCGGCCAACCGCGATCCGCGGAAGTTCGACGATCCCAACGAGTTTCGGGTCGACCGGAAGAACGTACGCGAGCACATCGCCTTCGGCCGCGGTATTCACACCTGCGCGGGTGCCCCGCTGGCCCGAGTCGAAGGGCACGTCACCATCAACCGGCTCCTCGACCGGACCCGCGACATCGCGATCAGCGAGGCCAAGCACGGCCCGGCCGGCGACCGTCAATACCACTACGCACCGACCTTTTTGCTGCGGGGACTGACCGAGTTGCACATCGAGTTCACCCCGACAGGTACGCTACGTCAGTAACCTGGTTACAGGAGAAGTGCTCATGACCATCTCCAACGAGACCGACGTCTACTACGACCCCTACGACGTCGGCATCGTCGCCAACCCCTATCCGGTGTACGCGCGGCTTCGTGAGGAAGCGCCGATCTACTACAACGAGCGCTACGACTTCTGGGCGCTGTCACGGCATTCCGACGTCGAGAAGGCGCTGGCGAACTGGGAAACGTTCTCCAACAGCCGCGGCGACATCCTCGAGCTCATCCAATCTGATTTCGACATGCCGCCCGGCGTCATGATGTTCGAAGACCCGCCGATGCACACGATGCTGCGCGGCCTGATGTCGCGGGTCTTCACGCCGCGACGGATGGCGGCGATCGAAGACCAGATCCGCCGATACTGTGTGGGCTGTTTGGACCCGCTGGTCGGCTCCGACGGCTTCGACATCATCGCCGAACTGGCCGCGATGATGCCGATGCGGGTGATCGGAATGCTGTTGGGCATTCCCGAGTCTGACCAGATCAGCGTGCGCGACGCCAACGACGCCAATCTGCGCACCAAGGCAGGCGCGCCGATGAAGGTGGCCGACCCGGACCGGATTGCCGACGGGCGCATCTACTCCGACTACATCGACTGGCGGGCCAAGAACCCTTCCGACGACTTGATGACCGCATTGCTCAACGTCGAATTCGAAGACGAGCACGGCGTGACACGCAAGCTGACCCGCGACGAGGTGCTGCGCTACACCCAGGTCGTCGCGGGTGCGGGCAACGAGACCACGGGACGGCTCATCGGCTGGCTGGCCAAGGTGTTCGCCGAGCACCCCGACCAACGCCGCGATGTATTCCAGGACCGCTCGCTGCTGACTCGCGCCGTCGACGAGACGCTGCGCTTCGAACCGACCGGGCCGCACGTCGCCCGTTGGATGGCAAGGGATTTCGAGTGCTACGGAACGACGGTGCCGGCCGGCAGCGCAATGCTGCTGCTGTTCGGTGCGGCCAACCGGGACCCCCGCCGATTCAGCGACCCAGACACGTTCAACATCCACCGCAACGACGGCTCACACCTCACCTTCGGTAAGGGATTGCACTATTGCCTGGGCGCGAACCTGGCCCGCCTGGAAGGCCGGGTCGCGCTCGACGAGTTACTCAACCGCTGGCCGGAATGGGACATCGACTACCAGACCGCGCAGCTGGCGCCGACGTCGACCGTCCGCGGCTGGGAGCGGTTACGCATCGTATTGCCCTGACATCGCATTCACCTGACGGAGAAGCCGTGTGCCCGATTCCCACAGCTTGTGCTTGACCTCGTCGAGGTCTGCGTCGATCAGGGAGTGGTCACGTTTGCGCCATCGGCCTGCGATCATCACCGCTTCGATGTTGGCAAGGCTGGCGTGCAGCGCAGTGGCGACGGGATCGTGTGCGGGCCAAAGGTTCAGCGCGTGGGCGTCGATAACGACCAGGTCGGCCCGCATGCCTGGCTCGAGGCGGCCGACCTCATCGGCCAGACCCAGTGCTCGTGCGCCCTCGACCGTCGCCCACGACAGCGCCTGCTTACTGGTGACCGACGCCGTTGCGGACATCATGCCCGTCGCTTGTCGGTGTTGCTGGTGGTCGAGACCGCGCTGATGCGCCAGCGCGATCCGTGCTGCAGTAAGGATTTCGCCAGATACCGCGGTCTCGGTGTCGGTGCCCAATGATGGTGCCGCGCCATGGCACAGCAGTTGTCCGGTGATCGGCGTGCAATGGCCATGACTGAGTTCGTTTTCCGGCGTGCTGGTAAAGCTGACGCCAGCACCCACCAATATGTCGACCCAATCGACGCTCAGGCTCGCGCCATGCACAATGTTGGTCCGCGGCCCGAACAGTCCGGCGCTGCGTACGGCTTCCCACGCAGCAGCCGGCTCGCCGCCACTTTGGTGCATCGACGCGACGAGGTCGCGCTCGTCGGCGGCACGCAAATCTGCCACCGCCACCTCGGAAGTCGAGTGTTGCGGGCCGGCGATCGCCATCCCGACGGTGAGCAACTCCTGCGCCCGAGCCGGGCCGTCAAGCAACCGGTCAACCTCAGCCAGCGGATGAGGGACGTCTGGCGCACGACTCGGCGTGCCGTGCAAGAAGACGGCGCGAATGCCGGACTTCTGCAACCCTTCGACGGCGGCATCGGTGTGCTCGGGTGTGGGGTTGTTATGACACCAGTCGCCGAGCGTCGTAGTACCGCAATTGATTTGATTCAGCGCCCCTGCGAGATTGCCGATGTAGATGTCGTCCGGGGTGTAATGCTGGGCGACGACACCGTGCATGCGGTGCAGGTATTCCAACAACGTCCAGTCGGCGCCCGCCAGACGCAGGGCACTCTGCCAGGTGTGCAGGTGTGCATTGATCAGCCCGGGAATGATGACGCGACCCGTCAAGTCTACGGTTTCGACGTCGGGCCGCTCGATCTGCTCGCCGATCTCGACGATGCGGTTGCCCTCGATCAGGACATCGACGCGTTCGGCGTCGGGCCTGCGCGGCGACATCGTGATCACCTGCGCCCCACGCAACAGCGTTCGGGTCACGGGCAAGCCGCCTCAGGCCGGGTCAGGCGCGTCCCATGGGACAACGCCCGAAACCCAATGGGTGATCTGCTCTTCCTGGTCGTTGCGGTACAGGTGCCGCGGCGGCTGGGCGAACGTCGCGTAGGGCCGACAGCGAACGACCACGCGGTCCTCTTTCTCGGCCATCGCCTCGACAACCGGGCGGCCTTCGTCGGGTAGCGGTTCGCCCGACATCCGCCCGGCGACGGCCATCATCACATCCACGACGAGGTCGCGGTCGTGCTCGATCACTGCGTCGGCGTACACCTGCAGATAGGCGAAGGGCCAACGTTCGTCGAGAACGCACAAGCTCACCTTGCCGTCGCGAGCGATGACCCGGGCCTTGCCGCGTCCAGCCATTGTGGACACCAGCAACTCGCCATCGTCGGTGGGAATGTAGTACACGACCGACATGGCGGGGCCGTCGTTTTTGCGGCGGTAGCCGAAGATGCACGTGCGATGTGTGCGAACGAATTCGCGCCGCTCCGAAGGGAGCATCTCGCGATCTGTCGGAGCGGTGAATGGCTCCTTGGCAAGTGGTAACAGCATGTAAAGCGTCCTCTCAGCGCTGACCCAGAGTAATGGATACAGCGTTGCCGATATTGCGCCCGCTGTCAAGAGCCGCAATACTGGGGCCCGTGACCACCGCACAAGCTCGTCGCTCCCGCGGGCGCCCGCCGGTTCCGGTCGACCGGATTGTGGACATGGCACTGCAGATCGTGGACGAGCAAGGCGCTGAAGCGTTGTCGATGAGAACGCTTGCGCAGCGGCTGGAGTCAGGGACGGCCACGCTCTACCGCCACTTCGCCAACCGGAGCGAAGTGATCGCACGGGTCGTGGATCGCGTCTTCGGCGAGGTGGATTTCAGCGCCGAAGAGCTCGCCGCCAAGGGGTGGCAACGGGCGTGCGAGTCGTTTGCGCACGCGATGTTCGAGACGTTTCGTCGCCACCCCAACGTGACGCCGCTGCTGAGCGAGCAGGCGCCGATCGGCCCTAACGCCATGGCTCAGCGCGAACGATTGCTAGCGGTGCTGCTCGACAACGGGTTCACGCCGCAGCTCGCGGCGCGCTCGTATGCGACCCTGGCCCGCTATGTATTGGGCTTCGCGATCCAGCTCGCCGGTCACGAATTCGATGATGCGAAGCTGGCGAACCACTTTGACACGCTGGACCCCCAGGCCTTCCCGGCGACACTCACCGTGGCGGACCACCTGCCCGTGCCGTTGGACGAAGAATTCGCGCTCGGACTCGAGCTGATAGTCGACGGCCTCGCCAAGATGCGTCGCCGCGCAAGGCGGTAGGGGCACGCGCACGTTTGCTCCTAAGCTTCAAGACAGCAATGCGTCGGGCGTCGTCCAGCGTGGGCCGTCGAAGCGCCCGAAGTCGCTGTCATAGCTGACGATGCTGGCCCGGTGCTCGACCGCAAGCGCCGCCAGGTGCGCGTCGTTGACCAGGTTCCCGCCGGTGCCCACCTTGGCCAGCAACCCCGCGAGCACGTCGGAGTGCCGCGGCGTCGGATTGACCACGACAGCGCCGGGAGCATGGCACCACTCCGTGACCTGTGCCGTTGCCTCCTCTGGACGAAGCGGTGACGGAAACAGGCCGTGCTTGGTGGCGAGCCGGATGAAGGCGAGCAGCGGAACCCACGCCAGGCCGACGATATCGCCACCCCCGAGTGCGCCGTCGAGCCAACGCTGGCTGGCTGCGTGATGCTCGGCAGACGAATTCACTGCGTAGAGAAGAACATTGGCGTCGACGATCTTCATGCGCCCCGACGCTGACGGCGGATCAATTCCTCGTCTTCAAGCTCTGCGGCAACCTGGAGTGCCCGGTCAAGGTTCACCGCCGGCACACCCAGGTCGGCGGTGCGGGTCTTGAATGCGGGCGGCTTCACACGCCGCTTGGCGCCTTCGCGGATGGCATCGTTGAGGGCTTTCTTGAAGGACACGCCACGTTCCTTCATCAAGCGGTGCACGAGCGCCACCGTGTCATCGTCGAGCGTCACCGTCGTGCGCATGATGACAGCATAGCATCGAAATTATTGATGCTTTGCTGTCAGACCGGGAGGGACTAGCGTCGAACCATGGACAGCTTTCAGGCACTGATGGCCCGCAAAGAGGGCGACGACATCACCACCTCGGTCGAGACGCTCACCGCAGCCGATCTGCCGCCGGGCGACGTGACCATTCGCGTGCTGTATTCCAGCGTCAACTTCAAGGATGCGCTGGCGCTGACGCCGGGCGGCGGTGTGGTACGCGACTACCCCGTCGTGCCGGGCATCGACTTGACCGGCGAGGTCGTCGAGTCGCAGTCACCCGATTTCAAGGCCGGTGATGCGGTACTGGCGCACGGGTACCAGATCGGCACCGGCCACCACGGCGGGTACGCCGAATACGCCCGGCTGCCCGCCGACCAGGTGGTCAAGCTCGGCGCGTTGAGTCCTTATGACGGCGCGGCGATCGGTACCGCCGGCTTCACCGCGGCGATGAGTGTGCAGGCGCTCATCGACTGGGGTATGGCGACAGACGCCAGCCCGGTCGTGGTGACCGGGGCGAGCGGCGGCGTCGGGTCGGTCAGCGTGGACCTGCTCGCCGGCGCCGGTTATCGGGTGGTGGCGTCGACCGGTAAGGCCGACGCTGCGGATCGCTTGAAAAGCCTTGGCGCGGCTGAGGTTATCGGCCGGCTGCCGGACGATCCCGACGCCAAACCGCGTCCGTTGGCCAAGGCCCGCTGGGCCGCCGGGGTCGACTGTGTGGGCGGC includes these proteins:
- a CDS encoding TetR/AcrR family transcriptional regulator, yielding MIEATARVMREEGYAAATSRRVAAEAGVKQALVYYYFPTMDDLFVEVLRTGAEAALTRMRAVLTDDDPIHALWLLNSDPAATTLNAEFMALANHRKAIGAELKAYAERVRDIETAAVTMVLRANGIDIAEYPPVAISMLITQTARSLCNESAVGVTQGHDELRAFVERQLDLLKAPASAHG
- a CDS encoding cytochrome P450; amino-acid sequence: MTDLADVDYFTDADIAQDPYAYWDFLRSQGPVFREPHYGVVAVTGYQEVQAAFKDVESFSAVNAIGGPFPPLPFMPEGDDITDQIEAHRHEFPIFEHMVVMDPPEHDKARSLLGRLLTPRRLQENKDYIWQLADRQLDEFVGNGRCEFLGEYAKPFATLAIADLLGVPDEDRAEIRRNLGAGTAPGTRVGALDHEPVGSNPLQYLDDLFSGYIAERRERPRDDVLTGLATATYPDGSTPPLLEVVRPATFLFAAGQETVTKLLSSAVQVLGDQPELQERLRADRNLVGPFIEEALRMQSPTKVDFRLARKTTTLGGVDIPAGTVLMLCLGAANRDPRKFDDPNEFRVDRKNVREHIAFGRGIHTCAGAPLARVEGHVTINRLLDRTRDIAISEAKHGPAGDRQYHYAPTFLLRGLTELHIEFTPTGTLRQ
- a CDS encoding cytochrome P450, whose protein sequence is MTISNETDVYYDPYDVGIVANPYPVYARLREEAPIYYNERYDFWALSRHSDVEKALANWETFSNSRGDILELIQSDFDMPPGVMMFEDPPMHTMLRGLMSRVFTPRRMAAIEDQIRRYCVGCLDPLVGSDGFDIIAELAAMMPMRVIGMLLGIPESDQISVRDANDANLRTKAGAPMKVADPDRIADGRIYSDYIDWRAKNPSDDLMTALLNVEFEDEHGVTRKLTRDEVLRYTQVVAGAGNETTGRLIGWLAKVFAEHPDQRRDVFQDRSLLTRAVDETLRFEPTGPHVARWMARDFECYGTTVPAGSAMLLLFGAANRDPRRFSDPDTFNIHRNDGSHLTFGKGLHYCLGANLARLEGRVALDELLNRWPEWDIDYQTAQLAPTSTVRGWERLRIVLP
- a CDS encoding amidohydrolase family protein — its product is MTRTLLRGAQVITMSPRRPDAERVDVLIEGNRIVEIGEQIERPDVETVDLTGRVIIPGLINAHLHTWQSALRLAGADWTLLEYLHRMHGVVAQHYTPDDIYIGNLAGALNQINCGTTTLGDWCHNNPTPEHTDAAVEGLQKSGIRAVFLHGTPSRAPDVPHPLAEVDRLLDGPARAQELLTVGMAIAGPQHSTSEVAVADLRAADERDLVASMHQSGGEPAAAWEAVRSAGLFGPRTNIVHGASLSVDWVDILVGAGVSFTSTPENELSHGHCTPITGQLLCHGAAPSLGTDTETAVSGEILTAARIALAHQRGLDHQQHRQATGMMSATASVTSKQALSWATVEGARALGLADEVGRLEPGMRADLVVIDAHALNLWPAHDPVATALHASLANIEAVMIAGRWRKRDHSLIDADLDEVKHKLWESGTRLLRQVNAMSGQYDA
- a CDS encoding pyridoxamine 5'-phosphate oxidase family protein, translated to MLLPLAKEPFTAPTDREMLPSERREFVRTHRTCIFGYRRKNDGPAMSVVYYIPTDDGELLVSTMAGRGKARVIARDGKVSLCVLDERWPFAYLQVYADAVIEHDRDLVVDVMMAVAGRMSGEPLPDEGRPVVEAMAEKEDRVVVRCRPYATFAQPPRHLYRNDQEEQITHWVSGVVPWDAPDPA
- a CDS encoding TetR/AcrR family transcriptional regulator produces the protein MALQIVDEQGAEALSMRTLAQRLESGTATLYRHFANRSEVIARVVDRVFGEVDFSAEELAAKGWQRACESFAHAMFETFRRHPNVTPLLSEQAPIGPNAMAQRERLLAVLLDNGFTPQLAARSYATLARYVLGFAIQLAGHEFDDAKLANHFDTLDPQAFPATLTVADHLPVPLDEEFALGLELIVDGLAKMRRRARR
- a CDS encoding type II toxin-antitoxin system VapC family toxin; the encoded protein is MKIVDANVLLYAVNSSAEHHAASQRWLDGALGGGDIVGLAWVPLLAFIRLATKHGLFPSPLRPEEATAQVTEWCHAPGAVVVNPTPRHSDVLAGLLAKVGTGGNLVNDAHLAALAVEHRASIVSYDSDFGRFDGPRWTTPDALLS
- a CDS encoding ribbon-helix-helix protein, CopG family, coding for MRTTVTLDDDTVALVHRLMKERGVSFKKALNDAIREGAKRRVKPPAFKTRTADLGVPAVNLDRALQVAAELEDEELIRRQRRGA
- a CDS encoding acrylyl-CoA reductase family protein codes for the protein MDSFQALMARKEGDDITTSVETLTAADLPPGDVTIRVLYSSVNFKDALALTPGGGVVRDYPVVPGIDLTGEVVESQSPDFKAGDAVLAHGYQIGTGHHGGYAEYARLPADQVVKLGALSPYDGAAIGTAGFTAAMSVQALIDWGMATDASPVVVTGASGGVGSVSVDLLAGAGYRVVASTGKADAADRLKSLGAAEVIGRLPDDPDAKPRPLAKARWAAGVDCVGGATLADVLSAVDYGGAVACSGLTGGAALHTTVMPFILRGVALLGMDSVQMPIGPRRELWVRLGNSLRPRHLAEITTDVDIKDVVDVIDRVRAGAFSGRAVVRVAGGF